One genomic segment of Hordeum vulgare subsp. vulgare chromosome 2H, MorexV3_pseudomolecules_assembly, whole genome shotgun sequence includes these proteins:
- the LOC123428311 gene encoding E3 ubiquitin-protein ligase AIRP2-like isoform X2 codes for MVAAATRRSFRDSLKVLEADIQHANTLASECSRDYDGACLQMRMSYSPASRLFLFLLQWTDCSLAGALGLLRILIYKVYVDGTTTMSTHERKASISEFYAVIFPSLMQLEHGISDSDDRRQRAVCSERYRRRDEPEDSKRPVSEIDAEIEEECGICMELNSRVVLPNCSHDMCINCYRQWRSRSQSCPFCRDSLKRVNSGDLWMLTDHRDVVDMATVTRENIRRLFTYIEKLPLVTLDNIFDAYDSHRMFLVLGCG; via the exons atggtggcggcggccACCCGGAGGTCGTTCAGGGACTCGCTCAAGGTGCTGGAGGCCGACATCCAGCACGCCAACACCCT GGCGTCCGAGTGCTCGCGGGACTACGACGGGGCGTGCCTGCAGATGCGCATGTCCTACAGCCCCGCCTCgcgcctcttcctcttcctcctccagtgGACCGACTGCAGCCTCGCCGGCGCCCTCGGCCTCCTCAGGATCCTCATCTACAAG GTCTATGTGGACGGCACCACCACCATGTCCACCCACGAAAGGAAGGCCAGCATCAGCGAATTCTACG CCGTGATATTCCCCTCCCTCATGCAACTGGAGCACGGGATCAGCGACTCCGACGACCGGAGGCAGAGGGCGGTGTGCTCCGAGAGGTACAGGAGGAGAGACGAGCCGGAGGACAGCAAGAGGCCCGTCTCCGAGATCGACGCCGAGATAGAAGAGGAGTGCGGGATCTGCATGGAGCTCAACAGCAGGGTCGTGCTGCCCAACTGCAGCCACGACATGTGCATCAACTGCTACCGTCAATG GCGCTCAAGATCTCAATCCTGCCCCTTCTGCCGAGACAGCCTCAAGAGAGTGAACTCCGGCGATCTATGGATGCTCACCGACCACCGCGACGTGGTCGACATGGCGACCGTGACCAGGGAGAACATCAGGCGCTTGTTCACATACATCGAGAAGCTGCCTCTCGTCACGCTGGACAACATCTTCGATGCCTATGATTCCCAT AGGATGTTCCTCGTCCTAGGATGTGGCTGA